GGCGCAGCCATGTCGCTACTTCCCGCAGATCGGTCTGGCATCCGGTCCACGGCAGCACCAACATCCCGGGCATGCTCCGGAATCTCCTGTTCACCCTGCTCGCTGTCTCGGGCACCCTGGGAACCGCCCATGCTGACAAGGCGCTCGCGGAAGCGGCGCTCGCCTTCAAGGACAAGGTTCCCGCAGGCTGCATCGTCACCGGGGAGCTGCGCGACGGCCAGGTCACGTATTCCGTAGTCGGAAAAGCGGAGCCGGATGGTGTTCCCCCGGAGCGCCGTGCCTTCGAGATCGGCTCGATAACGAAGGTCATTACCGGCGTCCTGCTCGCGCAGACCGTCATCGAGAAAAAGGCGCGGCTGGATTCCACCCTGGCGGAACTGCTTGGGCCGGACTTCAAATTCGCGGACCCGAAGGTCGGCAAGATCACCTTGCTCCACCTCTCCACCCACACCAGCGGCCTGCCCCGTCTCCCGGGGAACATGGGGCCGGACCCGGATGCGAATCCGGATCCCTATTCGCTCTACGATCTGGCAAAACTGAAGGAGTTCCTCGGCAGAGTCATGCTGAAGGGCGAGCCGCCGCATGAGGCATCCTATTCCAACCTAGGGGTCGGCCTGCTCGGGGAGATGCTCGCCCTCGTCCATGGATCTTCATGGAACGCGCTGGTGAAGGAAAAGGTCACCGGCCCGCTGGGCATGAAGGACACCATGATGGTTCCGGGTGAAGACCTGCGGAAACGGCTCGCTCCGCCGTATCATGACAACGTGCCGGGGCATGAGTGGACTTTCCAGGCGATGGCGGGTGCGGGTGCGCTCCGTTCCACCGCGGCGGATCTCATGATCTTCGGCCAGGCGATGATCGAGCCGGAGAAGACCCCCATCGCGGATGCCATCCGTGACATGATGCAGGTCCATGCACCCTATCCATCCGCGGGGGGGGAGATCGGCCTCGGCATCATGATCGGGAAGCTGGACGGGGACCGTGACTACATGCACACCGGCGGCACCGGCGGCTACCGCACCGCCTTGCAGGTCGTCCCCGCGAAGAAATCCGTCCGCGTGATCCTCATCAACAATGACAATCTGCCGGCGGAGGTCGTGCTGCGGGCGGTGAGGAGTGACAAGAAAGCGGAGGCGGCGGAAGAAGTGGCCCTCACGGAGGCACAACTCGACGCCTACACCGGGGTCTATGAAATGGGGCCGACCGCGCGCTTCACCATCCTGCGCCGTGGAAAGGCGCTCTATTCCCGCCTCACCGGGCAGCCCTTCTTTCCCGTGAAGTACATCGGCAACGACCGCTTCCGGTATGATGTGGTGGCGGCGGATCTCCAATTCGTGAAAGAAGGTGACGCCGTGAAATCCCTCACGCTTTTCCAGAATGGCCGTGAGATGCCTGCCAAGCGGAATGGTGATCCGTTGCCCGTTATCCTTTTCCCAAGTGCCGCGGAGCTGGCTGCCTACACCGGCGAGTATGAACTGGTCCCGGGAAAGGTCCTCACCATCACGGTAAAAGCGGACACGATGTTCGCCCAACTCACCGGCCAACCCGCCCTTCCCGCCTTCCAGACGAAGGCGGATTACTTCGAGCTGGATGTGGTGAAGGCCGCACTGGAGTTCCAGAAGGATCCAGCAGGAAAGGTCACCGGGCTGACACTTCACCAGAGCGGAAAGCACCAGGCCCGGAAACGCTGATGGAGTGTCAATCCGCGTCCCGGTCCTTGTCCTGATCCGTCCCCGGCGGCGGGACGGACACATCTTTTTCCGGCGGGAAGCCGTCTCCCACCACCTCTCCGGGGATTTTCGGGGTTCCATCCGGGTCGGCCTGCTTCGGTTTCAATGGATCGTTGTTCATGGCATGGGTTGGAAAGTCGCTTTTCAGCGGAGGGGGAATGCGGCCGTCACAAAGTCGGCGATGCCCCGGTTGGTCACTTCTCCGGTTTCATTGAGCGGACCATCCGTCACATGGAACACGGAGCTGCAGGTTCCGTGCGGCACGCCGATGAGGGAGGAAATCTGCATCGAGTCCGGCTTCGCCACCACCCTCAGGGTCAGCGGGCCTTTCGGCTGCTGCACCGAGATGGCGGTCGCGTATTCCGTCGAGCGGAGATTCGTCCGGCGGGTGGTATGTTCGGTTTCCTGGACGGGATGAACCACGCTTTCATGGCCCGCCTCCGCCAGCAGGCCGGATAGTCTCCTTAGCAATGGTTCCGCCACCTCCTCGAGGACACGGCGGCATTTCGTCTGGTTCTGCCTGTAGAGTTCAGCCTCCTTCTCCGCGCGTTCGCGCTCTTCCGAAGCGATGCGGTCCAGCCGCTCGCGGTAGGATCTGAGATGGGAGCTGATCTGCTCAGGAGTCATCGGCTTTCTCTCCGTGGATGGCGGAAATCTCGGGGGCGAATTCGTCGTCATCCTCATCGGAAACCGGCAATGAGGGATCTTCCCCATAGACTTCCGCAGCCGCTTCCCGCCGCTCGTCTTCGGAGACTTCCATCCCCTCCAGGATCAGGTCGCGGTTGGGATTTTCATCGAGGTATTCCGGGGTGTTCCGTGGGGATTCCCCGCCTGCGAGTTCTACTGGGTCCAATGGCATGTTCGGAATGGGTTGGTTATTCATCCGAAGTAGCTCAAAGCATTCCCAACGAACCTGCGGGGATTCTGGCAGGGCTTAACTGAAATTTGAGTCAATCGTGCAATCAAACCATGCACTTTGCCCGGATCGGGAGGAGGGTCGGAGCATTCCGTTTGCTGGCAATCCTTGTGGCATCGGGACTTCCGGCGTTCGTGCGGACCGGCGCGGGATCTGCGGATGGGTTGGCACCATGAAAGCAGCCCATCACGATGATATCGACCTCCAGGAAATGCCTGAGCAGGTGCTGGAGAAGGTCAAAGCCGCCGCGAGCGAGCAGTGTTCGACCGCCTGCCACCGGGCGAAGGAAATGGTGACCCGTAACCCTGTCCCAACCGTGTTGGGAGCGTTGGTCTTCGGTGCCGCGGTCGGTTATCTCGTCTATTCCAGACGGGAACATATCAGCCTGCCGGACCGTTTCGTCCGTGAGACGGAGGCATTCGGCCGCAGGCTTAGCCATGCGCCGGAGCGCATCTCGTCCTTGTTCCACGATGGGGTGGAAATGGCCTCCACCGGTGCCGGAAAGGCCTCCGGCTACCTCCATGATCTCCCCACCCGGGATGTCCTGGATTCCATTTCCGGTTCCCTCAATCGCATCTGCAACCGACTCAAATTCTGGTAAGTTATGACAACCGACCCTGATTCCGTGCCATCCGTGGATGATGGCATCCGCTCCGTCCTCCACTCCGGCAAGGAGAAGACACTTGAATGTCTGGAGAAGTGGGAAGACTGCGTGCGCAAGCATCCTCTGGAGTCCGTGCTGGGAGCCGTTGCGGCGGGTTGCCTGCTCCACCGCTTGCCCGTGCGCTCGCTCCTCGTGGCGAATGTGAAGCTGGTTTCCGCGCTCGCTCCTCCAGCCCTCCTCGCCTACGGAGCCGCGAAACTCTGCGAAGTTCTCCAGAAAAAGTCGGCCCGGCCTTTGGTGGTGATCCCTCCGGATGCCAATCCGCGGGAGTACTGATTCTGGAACCGGGCCACCATCGGAGGTGGAAATTGGCGGAAATCGTGATAGATTCCGCTCGCGGTATTTTCCCTGCACGCCTTTCAAAAGCTGAAAGAATCAGGGTTTTCGCCGCGTCTTCATCCACATCCCATGGTTTTCCGCCTGTCGATCCTCCTCCTCGCTTCCTTCGTCGTCAAATTGAACGCCGGAGACCACTGGGCGTATCTGCCTCCGGTGGACAGCAAGCCGCCCGGTGACGCCGCCCAACATCCGGTGGACGCATTTCTTGCCGAAGCCCGTGCGAAAGCCGGCGTGAAGCCCGCGAAATTGGCCTCCCCGCGCCGCTGGATCGAGCGTGCCGCCTACACCCTCACCGGCCTGCCGCCATCCAGGCAACAGATCGAGCGGATCGAGAAAAATTCGGATGAGGCCACCTGGAAGGCGTTGATCGACGAGCTGTTGGCCAGCCCCGCCTATGGCGAGCGCTGGGCTCGCCATTGGATGGATGTGGCCCGCTATGCGGACACCCAGGGTTACAATTTCGACAAGGACAACCGCTATCCCTTCGCCTACACCTACCGGGATTGGCTGATCAAATCCTTCAACGCGGACATGCCCTACGCGCAGTTCGTGAAGCTCCAGATCGCGGCGGACCTGATGACCGACAAGCCGGACCACCCGGATCTCGCGGCGCTGGGTTTCCTCACCGTCGGCCCCCGGGCCGGGCAGATCGAGATGATCGACGACCGGGTGGATGTCATCACCCGTGGCTTCCTCTCCAGCACCGTGTCCTGTGCGCGTTGCCATGACCACAAGACGGACCCGATCTCCACCAAGGATTTCTACTCCATCTACTCCATCCTGGAGAATGCGGTGGAACCCGGCGACAAGCCGGTGATCGGCAAGCCCGCCGACGAGGTGGCCTATCAGGAATACTCCGCCAAGCTCTCGGAGATGCAGGAGAAGGACCGCGTGGCACGGCAGGAGATCCTCGACCAGCTCCACAAGCCGGAGTCGTTCGCCGTTTATCTGGAACTCGCATGGCTCGCCAACCAGGAGAAATGGGACACCGGAAAGACCTCCGCGGAGTCATTCAAACGCGGACGTTACCGCCTGAACGGCGTCAACCGCTGGAAGTCGTTTTTCGAGAAGGTCGCTTGGAATGACAAGCCCGCCGCACGCCTCGGCCAGTGGCACCAGGAAATGCTGAAGGCGGATGACGCCGGCCGGAAGGCTCTCTCCCTCGCGCTGGCCACCGAGTGGACCCAGGCCACGGAAGGGGACCTCGCGAAATTCAAGACGGACGGACGCTGCCCGCTTTCCCTGAATCTGGAACAGGTCAACGGCATCATGGACCAGAAAGACGGCGACGACCGCCGCCAGCGGGACTCCTTGATGACCAAGCTCAATATCGAGCATCCCGGCGCGGCTCCGCGGGCGATGAGCCTGAGCGACAAGCCGAAGTGGGGTCCTGCCCAGGTCTATATCCGTGGCAACCCGGGCAGCCGCAGCGATCCATACCCACGCGAGTGGCTGAGC
The window above is part of the Akkermansiaceae bacterium genome. Proteins encoded here:
- a CDS encoding serine hydrolase — translated: MLRNLLFTLLAVSGTLGTAHADKALAEAALAFKDKVPAGCIVTGELRDGQVTYSVVGKAEPDGVPPERRAFEIGSITKVITGVLLAQTVIEKKARLDSTLAELLGPDFKFADPKVGKITLLHLSTHTSGLPRLPGNMGPDPDANPDPYSLYDLAKLKEFLGRVMLKGEPPHEASYSNLGVGLLGEMLALVHGSSWNALVKEKVTGPLGMKDTMMVPGEDLRKRLAPPYHDNVPGHEWTFQAMAGAGALRSTAADLMIFGQAMIEPEKTPIADAIRDMMQVHAPYPSAGGEIGLGIMIGKLDGDRDYMHTGGTGGYRTALQVVPAKKSVRVILINNDNLPAEVVLRAVRSDKKAEAAEEVALTEAQLDAYTGVYEMGPTARFTILRRGKALYSRLTGQPFFPVKYIGNDRFRYDVVAADLQFVKEGDAVKSLTLFQNGREMPAKRNGDPLPVILFPSAAELAAYTGEYELVPGKVLTITVKADTMFAQLTGQPALPAFQTKADYFELDVVKAALEFQKDPAGKVTGLTLHQSGKHQARKR